A part of Acidimicrobiales bacterium genomic DNA contains:
- a CDS encoding TetR/AcrR family transcriptional regulator, translated as MIVDTSAGLFAHQGYHATGLSELCDANELGRGALYYYIGSKEDLLAAIHDRVMDEVMLSAERVARTGGSPSEQLAALGDELLDIIARYPDHVWVFLHEFRALTGDRAKAFRRRRREYERRVEAVVRAGVESGEFREDLDPWLTSLAWLGLHNYTYMWFKPNRRLSAHDVSTAFGDLVLQGITGQPDRSNIHLTERSNRRRPRSPTP; from the coding sequence ATGATCGTAGACACCTCGGCGGGGCTCTTCGCCCACCAGGGCTATCACGCGACCGGCCTGTCCGAGTTGTGCGACGCCAATGAGCTCGGCAGGGGCGCGCTCTATTACTACATCGGGTCCAAGGAGGATCTGCTCGCGGCGATCCACGACCGGGTGATGGATGAGGTGATGCTCAGCGCCGAGCGCGTGGCACGGACAGGCGGATCGCCCTCGGAGCAGCTCGCCGCGCTCGGGGACGAGCTGCTCGACATCATCGCCCGCTACCCCGACCACGTGTGGGTCTTCCTGCACGAGTTCCGTGCGCTCACCGGCGATCGCGCCAAGGCTTTCCGTCGGCGTCGGCGGGAGTACGAGCGCCGCGTCGAGGCAGTAGTGCGAGCCGGTGTCGAGTCGGGCGAGTTCCGCGAGGACCTCGATCCCTGGCTGACATCGCTCGCTTGGCTCGGTCTCCACAACTACACCTACATGTGGTTCAAGCCGAACAGGCGATTGTCAGCACATGACGTCTCCACGGCATTTGGCGATCTTGTCCTTCAGGGCATCACCGGCCAGCCAGACCGCTCCAACATCCACCTCACGGAGCGGAGTAACCGCCGTCGACCACGATCGCCGACCCCGTAG